The Magnolia sinica isolate HGM2019 chromosome 10, MsV1, whole genome shotgun sequence genome includes a window with the following:
- the LOC131216944 gene encoding disease resistance protein RPP8-like, translated as MAAEAHVSFVLGKLSNFLAQEAASLYGVRDQVEWVERELRRMQCFLKDADAEPSSDARVKNWVADVRDIAYDAEDVIDTILRIEQQRRSGYVGFFKRRMFINVELSARDEVSNGIEQIKNKIREISASTLTFGIKDLEEGSSSRAESLQRQRRTSPLFEETEIVGFEEVVKTLVGRLIKGTPRRCVVSVVGMGGIGKTTLAIKVYNNDAVKKHFDCFAWVSVSQECVLNDLLQSIIKCFMTLNKEELETADYVQLKQKLFDHLKGRRYLVVLDDMWKTKAWDYLVDAFPNTNRGSRVLLTTRNRDVASYADARSSPHMLQLLGEEDGWKLLSKIAFLQQDIHYPQNLEKIGKAIVEKCCGLPLAIVIIGGLLSRKATDANEWEKVLRKISSQFIDDEFPITRILALSYEDLPYSLKPFFLYFGVFPEDHEIRVKKLIRLWTAEGFVEPAREEAAEVCLEELIHRSLIQVAKRSSIGGVKSCRIHDLLRELSISKAKEDNFLDVQNQHTNPLSPPKGRRFAIHQAPSKFTFLNASYLHLRSVLWITKNSGWLRKEQEKFLYRRFNLLRVLDLSYIKIPKLPNEIGTLIHLRYLGVMVDPLMTFFEFFLNVKRSTPTSLPSSMINLHNLETMYVRESSCSIYIPSFIWKMKQLRHVDVPKGIIIISEGLWSKIVRRPSLGLDCLANLETLKGVRAGDWIEDYLGKQTNLKRLEICEILWSGHGKGLSNSLTKLDHLQSLSLQWEDAIPVFLSFSHHLHLKKMFLRGKLKQLPESYEFSPNLTKLTLEGSRLMEDPMETLEKLPNLRILRLLLDSYKGEKMVCSAQGFPQLEYLHVEKLDELEEWRVEEGAMPRLLHLLILECSHLKMLPEGLQCVTTLKKLEVRKMDYEFKARMWEDCGEDWYKIQHIPSIEIQ; from the coding sequence ATGGCTGCTGAGGCTCATGTTTCCTTTGTCCTAGGAAAACTCAGCAATTTCCTGGCTCAAGAGGCAGCTTCCCTCTATGGAGTGCGTGATCAGGTCGAGTGGGTCGAGAGAGAATTGAGGCGAATGCAGTGCTTCTTGAAAGATGCTGATGCAGAACCAAGCAGTGATGCGAGAGTGAAGAATTGGGTGGCGGATGTGAGAGACATCGCTTATGATGCAGAAGACGTCATCGATACCATCCTCAGAATAGAACAACAAAGGAGAAGTGGGTACGTTGGTTTCTTCAAAAGGCGCATGTTCATCAATGTTGAATTATCGGCTCGAGATGAGGTCAGCAATGGGATCGAACAGATAAAGAATAAAATCCGGGAGATCTCTGCGAGTACTCTGACATTTGGCATTAAAGATCTTGAAGAAGGAAGCAGTTCCAGGGCTGAAAGTTTACAAAGGCAAAGGCGAACTTCTCCCCTATTTGAAGAGACAGAAATTGTCGGTTTTGAAGAAGTTGTAAAGACATTGGTGGGACGGTTGATCAAGGGCACTCCACGACGTTGTGTGGTTTCTGTAGTCGGAATGGGCGGTATTGGCAAAACTACTCTTGCCATTAAAGTTTATAACAATGATGCTGTTAAGAAACATTTTGATTGTTTTGCATGGGTTTCTGTATCTCAAGAATGTGTTCTCAACGATCTTTTGCAAAGCATTATAAAATGTTTTATGACTCTTAATAAAGAAGAGCTTGAGACAGCAGACTACGTTCAATTGAAGCAGAAGCTTTTCGATCATTTGAAAGGGAGGAGATATCTTGTGGTGTTGGACGATATGTGGAAGACTAAAGCATGGGATTATTTAGTGGATGCTTTTCCAAATACAAATAGGGGAAGTCGAGTCCTACTCACCACCCGCAACAGAGACGTAGCGTCATATGCAGATGCACGGAGCTCTCCCCACATGCTGCAGCTTTTAGGAGAAGAAGATGGATGGAAATTGCTTAGTAAGATAGCATTCTTACAACAGGATATCCATTACCCACAAAATTTAGAGAAGATAGGAAAAGCGATTGTGGAAAAATGCTGTGGTCTGCCCCTTGCTATTGTTATCATAGGGGGGCTACTATCAAGAAAAGCGACAGATGCAAACGAGTGGGAGAAAGTACTCAGGAAAATTAGCTCACAATTCATCGATGATGAATTTCCAATCACAAGAATATTAGCTTTAAGCTATGAAGATCTACCCTATAGTCTGAAACCATTCTTTCTCTACTTCGGTGTTTTTCCAGAAGACCACGAGATCCGTGTTAAGAAATTGATTCGGCTGTGGACCGCAGAAGGATTTGTCGAGCCAGCAAGGGAGGAAGCTGCAGAAGTTTGCCTGGAGGAGCTGATCCACAGAAGTCTGATTCAAGTAGCAAAAAGAAGTtccattggcggagttaaaagcTGCCGCATCCATGATCTGTTACGCGAACTCTCAATTTCAAAAGCCAAGGAAGATAATTTCCTCGACGTTCAAAATCAACATACTAATCCTCTCTCTCCACCAAAAGGACGCAGGTTTGCTATTCATCAGGCACCTAGCAAGTTCACTTTCTTAAATGCTTCCTACCTGCACCTTCGTTCTGTGTTGTGGATCACCAAAAACAGTGGCTGGCTTAGAAAAGAGCAAGAGAAGTTTCTTTACAGACGATTCAATTTGCTTAGGGTTCTAGATCTATCTTATATAAAAATTCCAAAGCTTCCAAATGAAATAGGTACCCTAATCCACTTGAGATACCTTGGCGTCATGGTAGATCCACTAATGACCTTCTTTGAATTTTTCTTAAATGTGAAGAGATCCACCCCAACAAGCCTCCCATCATCCATGATCAATCTTCACAATTTAGAAACAATGTATGTAAGAGAAAGTTCTTGCTCAATCTACATACCCAGTTTTATTTGGAAGATGAAACAATTAAGGCATGTGGATGTTCCCAAAGGAATAATAATAATTAGTGAAGGCCTCTGGTCTAAAATAGTGCGGCGTCCATCACTCGGACTCGATTGTTTAGCTAATCTCGAGACTCTGAAAGGTGTGAGGGCTGGCGATTGGATAGAGGATTACTTGGGGAAGCAAACTAATCTTAAGAGATTAGAAATATGTGAGATCCTCTGGAGTGGGCATGGAAAGGGATTGTCCAACTCTCTTACCAAATTGGACCACCTCCAGTCTTTGAGTTTGCAATGGGAGGATGCTATTCCAGTGTTTTTGTCCTTTTCGCATCACCTGCATTTGAAGAAGATGTTTTTGAGGGGAAAGCTAAAGCAGCTACCTGAATCGTATGAATTCTCACCTAACCTCACCAAGCTTACCTTGGAAGGCTCCAGGTTAATGGAAGACCCGATGGAGACATTGGAGAAACTACCCAACCTTCGGATTCTCAGATTGCTTCTTGATTCATACAAGGGAGAAAAAATGGTTTGCTCTGCACAGGGGTTTCCTCAACTCGAATACTTACATGTTGAAAAGTTAGATGAATTAGAAGAATGGAGAGTGGAGGAAGGAGCGATGCCAAGGCTTTTACATTTGCTGATTTTGGAATGCTCCCATTTAAAGATGCTTCCGGAAGGATTGCAATGTGTGACTACCCTCAAGAAATTGGAGGTGCGGAAAATGGATTATGAATTCAAAGCCAGAATGTGGGAAGACTGCGGTGAGGATTGGTATAAGATTCAACATATACCCTCCATCGAAATACAATAA